The genomic interval CTGCTGCCACATGTCTAGAGTAGAGGGGTGACACAATGAAAACTAGCTGACTTATAAAACAATGTAATAAATGTCTAAATGTGAAACAATAACATTTTGTTGTGAGACTTTTACCTGCCTCTCTGCAGTATGGAAACTTTGTGGACAACCTTCGTCTGTACATCCGTGGAGGCACTGGTGGCATGGGTTTACCCCGGCTTGGTGGACAGGGAGGCAGTGGCGGAGACGTGTGGGTGGTGGCCACAAAGAACATGACCCTGAAAAAGGTTAAGGATAAGTATCCCCAGAAACGCTTTGTAGGTGGAACAGGAGGCAACAGCAGGTTAGTTTCTACAAATGCGACACAGTGATCAGATGTGATACATCACATTCTAAAATGGATGCAAAGTTATGTTAAAATACCATTTTTACAGTGTTAAAGCACTGaaaggagagaagggggaggacAAGGAGATCTTAGCTCCCACTGGCATCACTGTCACCTCTGATGATGGCAGAAAAATTGGTAATGTTAGTTGGACTCGTGCAATTCTATTTCCTTAAAAAAGCAAGTTAACCTTAACCTTAGCaacaaaaacagtaataatTCAACCATTCTCTGTCTAGGTGAGCTGAATGCTGAAGGTGATCGTGTGATGGTGGCAAAGGGAGGATCTGGAGGCTCCTTCTACTCCTCATTTCAGCCTAGTAAAGGCCAGGCCAAACACATCCGTTTGGATCTTAAACTTATTGCTGACATGGGAATGGTGGGGTGAGAACAGAAACATACTTAAacatatttagattttttttaacagatgCCTAATTTGTCAGAAATTTAAGTGTATGATTACTTGTTGTGGGTGCTTCTTAAATCACCACCAGGTTTCCAAATGCAGGAAAGTCCTCTCTTCTGACAACTTTGTCTAATGCAACACCTCAAATAGCTGACTATGCTTGTAAGTAGCCAAATACTAAACACAGCTCCTCTTTTATAATTATGAGGGATAATAACATTTTTACTGTTGCCTCTCAAATCTTTATTTCACAGTCACAACTTTGAAGCCACAGATCGGTAAACTGATGTATAAAGATCATAAGCAAGTATGGGAATGCGTTACTTTTTTAATGGACTATGATTAAATCATCAGTGAGAATAACACTCCTATGATGTGTCATatattctgtttttctgttagaTCTCTGTTGCTGATCTTCCAGGCCTAATTGAGGGAGCTCACATAAATAAAGGAATGGGCCATAAGTTCCTGAAACATGTGGAGAGGActaagcagctgctgtttgtggtttgtagtaaagaataaaaaacatagCCTGACTTCTATGAATACTGTATTTTAATAGAAGACATCTTCTCGCCATGCTACAGGTGGATGTTTGCGGTTTTCAGCTGGCTAGTAAAACACCGTTTAGATCAGCTTTTGAAGCTGTGCAACTCCTCACCAAGGTGAGACTTAaacttttaaattattttactgtACCTTAAAGGACGTCAGTTTCTTGACTTTATTCCTTTTGCTAACATTAAACCTTTTATTAGTTTGCCTCATGGACTTTATTTACTTCTTCCACCTTAACACCATCTCTACTCTCACCTCACTGCcttcaggagctggagctgtacAAAGAGGAGCTTGTGTCGAAACCTGCTCTACTGGTGGTGAATAAGATGGACCTGCCCAACGCTGAGGACAAACTGCAAGAACTGACCGAGCAACTACAAAACCCAGATGGTACACATGACTCATCAATTAGTATTATCGCTAAAGTGAGATGCAGTCAGAATGCCCCGCAGGATAACAGGACAATGTTATAACTGGGTTTCCATTTACTTACACTTTGAACTTTTTTCACGATTGCAGAATTCTCCGATTTGTTGCCTGATGACATGATTCCAAAGAACTACATAAACTTCAGACATGTGGTTCCGGTCTCTGCCATCACAGGGTTCGGCATCGACTATTTGAAAAAGAGCATCAGAGAGTCGCTTGATGAAGACGCAGCCTTCTCATTGAAGGCTATCCACAATGAAAGGCTGCAGGCACTGAGGTACCAGTCACATGAGCATTCATGATCTAAAGGGACATTTCAGATGTCAGTGGGACCTGAGCGTGCAGGGTTGGTCTGACTGTCAGATTACAAACACTGAACGTCGTCACAATCCACCTGTAGCAACAGAAAATGTGGCTTCAGTGTAGACCTGCATGGAAGATGACAGGGAACAGTGTTTGTACTTGTCATCACTCCATCACTGTGTCATTGTGAGACGAAGGGCCAGAGGCATGGAATgatacagacagagacagatgcaCTTTACACAACCACTTCCTTTCGGTTTCATTAAAGGTAAACTGTTCTTGTTTTATTGACATGTTCTAAGAAACCATATTTAGTGCTGTTAAAGACATGGATATTGTTGCATCGCAGGTTTGATGCTCATTTTGTTGTAATGAGGTGTTTTGCAGTAAACCCGTTCAGATTCTCAACAAGTTAAAATAAACGTGTTGAtgaaagttttattttatattaaatatattacaaTACTGAATGATTACCAGGGGAAAATATGGGGATTGGTTTTTGCATCATCAGTCTGTACAGCATACAGGCAacaatacaaattaaaaaagaCAGCAACTGCAGTATTTAGTACATGACGTGGGGTTTTAAGGGTCTCGGAGCACAGTGCTGATATGTCATGTGAGACAGGACCAACATGTTTGAGACTGGGTGGTCGGTGTGCTCCAGTACACACATTACATTCAAGTCTCTGGTCAGAGATGGATGACTCATCTGCAGGGATGTCTGGCAGAGGTGTTGTGTTAGTTATGTTGACAGGGAGATTGACTGCTGTACAATACCAGGAATCACATCATCCCTAGTGGAGTGTGTCATGGAGAAAACAAAATCATAAAATTAGAAACCTTAATCAATGACATAGTGCTCTTtaccatctggcaacactggccgATGCTTTAAGATGAGCAGAGCCAAGAAAAGCTCTGGTAGAAGGCAAATCATGAGCCCATACAGATGTCACCTACTGTAAAACATTTCTTCCCAAACCTTCATCATAGTCAGATCAGCACGTGTGCCAGGAACATCTGAGGACtaaggttaaaaaaaataaagagagatTCCCATTCAAACTCATTAACGTACATAATTACAATAATGCACTTAATTACTGTTTGAATACCGGTAGTTGCTGTATGTAATGCTGGGGAGAAAGAAGTAAACATTACAAAGTTACTTACTAAAAAAGATACTATTAGCAATATTAGCAGAATATTGTGATCATATCTATACAGTCCTAACGCTTACATCAGTTACAAATGAACAAGTGTCAACGAAAAAAGAAACGAAACAGGAGGCCTTCGGACAACAGCTTCAGACAAGGTAGAACAATAAATTGTTCTGTACAAAGAACTAGCTTTTAGGGGGTGATACGGGATTCAGTCCACCTTAAATAGCTCTGCTGGGATGAAGCCAGGTGAAGCACAGCCGCGAATTTGCTGAAACAGTGTCTGTGGTACACAAACCCATTAAGACAACAGCAATGGGCAATGATGGGAAAGACTTTCAGTAACATGCTCACTTCCCGTTATGAACTCACAAATAGCCTACCAGAGGAATAACTTAGTTATAGAACTGTCATGCTCTTGGTCGTCACAAGCTCAGACAGCAAGCACTGTACAGCATAGTTAATCATTTACAAGGCTAATCATCTCAGTCGCCACGGCAAAACTCCAAAATGCACATTTCAGTCAGTTTCCAGATTCTCGCAGGGTTAAAACAGGCTGCCATTACAGACTTCATGTAATATTGTTTAATTGCTCACTCATCTCCAATGTCCAACCGTGGAGTCAGAGTAAACGACGTACATATTAATATCAATCCATTGGAAAAGGCCAGCAAGCACATCTCGGTCCATTTACTTCCCTCAACAATGACACACTGAACTGTCTAAATCTGCAAATTTACCAGCAGCTTCATCAGTTACGTCCTCAGTTAacgtctctctgtctgtcagatGTATGAAGCCAGTGCATATTTTACATTCTGCTGTGAAGGGAGAAAAATAAAGAGGTCACAGTCACACAAGATAAAAGCccgagggaggaagaaagaggatgGAAAGAATGATGAAGGGTCTCTACATCTATCTACAGAGATCTGCGTCCATCTACAACACAATACAGCAGGAAGAGAGTCCTTTTCTccttgaaaataaaagcaaacccCAACTCTTTGCTTTcgttactgtacatatttacacAAGGACACAGACCTGGAGGATGAGCTGGTGGCGTCACATCCGTGGTAATGGGCTATAAGCTATAGATATGATATGGGTTACCTACTGTATAGCGGAAAGAAGTTAAGTAAGTTTACAGAAGGTATAAAAATCAGCGTCCCTCACATGCTTTCCTCTCTGATCAGATCGTCTCGGCTGCTGATTAACAGGGTTGTGTCATGCATACAGTGTTGGGAGTTTCTACAGTAAATTCACATGCGTCGAAATGATGCAACAGATGTGGCGATGCAGCGGGATGGACCACCCGCTCCTGGCTCTGCCAGGAGAGGAGctcagaagaagctggagggaCAGCGGTGCTGGGTATGACCAGAACTGAGCTAAGAGGGACGCCAAGAGGTTCAGGATTTTCGGACTGGTAACGTGGTCGTGAGTGGCTGGTTTCCAGTCCCGTGTTTGAGGCCTGAGCGGACAGGAACAGCTCAGTCTGACCTCCAGCTGGTGTGGAGCCGGTCGCTCCTCCGGCGCGTTGTCTTGTAGAGATCCACTGAATGTCTGTCTAGACAGCCTCGGAGATGCTTAGACGCCAACTCTGCCTGTTTCCACTCCAGTGGGGggctctctcgctttctctttAGTTGCTAAGAGTCAATTGTGTTtcgtttctgtgttttttcattCATAGAAAAAGAGAGACAAAGGCAgttctttatttttttgagaAGTGGGTGGGATGTTATATTGAAGTCTcccacagctgcagagagaaaaaaaggcaCAGTCTGTTAACCATCCTTGAATTCTTTTAGGGTTCATTACCTAAGTTCATGTACATTAAATTATCATACAATCTGATTAGTTGTTTATTATTCCTGTCAGCAGTTTTAAATGCTGTAATGTGTTTGTGATGATACTCGCCCTGGCACTCTGCCGGTTGGCTTTCCTCTGGTCGTCAGGGAGGGGGGGCATGGGGTACGGGTACCTCCTGCTGGATGCAATGGatcctgtggaggaggtgggagacTTGGCAGGCGATAGTGTCCTGTGGAGGAGAAGGGACCTCATTAAACAGGGCCTCCACTTCTCCAGTTGATGTAGGATTATGTTGGCCAAAGACACAGGTGGTGAAATGAGGTTAGATCCAGGAAGTTGTGCTAATGTTAGATCTGTGACTTTGGGCAACATCCTGCTCTAATTATTCACTTTGCACCTTCCTGCATAGAGAGGTTGCTCCTAAAAGCTCTTCTTGCTGCTCACTACACACATTTTATGAAGGCGTTACCATAGCTCAGCGCTTAGGGGCAACCTCTGTACGCAGCGTGTACCTCAGTACACAGCAATACAAAATTCCCAGCAGCAGTGTGGGTACAGTCGTACTTTACTGTAACTTTTACCGTAACTAAGTGCTGTAACAGCATCGGCCACAAATCAACCTGAGCCGATTTGTAGTGCAGGAAAGGACTGTGAGTACAGTGAGGTACAGACCAGACCACAAACAGCAGACTGGGAAAACCAGAGGTCGTCCAACGAAGCCTGCCTCATGTACAGCGACTAGTCTACACTACCACTGCCACTATGTGGAGGTGACGAACAACAGATGAGCTGCCTGAAGTAGTGGAAAGACGGGAAAAGTCAGTTGAGCTACTGGTTTTAAAACCACCGTACTTGGAACACAGCAGTTCTCAGCTTTATGACTATAAAGGCTCATCAGCCCTCCTAATTCCCAAATTATACCACTAACAAATATCTTTTGAGGTGGTTGCTTTTGCTATGATTTCTGCCATTAGCGGTGGATACAGGATGCACATctaaaatgctttagttttggAACCAGGGCTCCCTGATTGAAATCTCCACTTCTCTCCACTATTATTATCCTCTATGACATGGCAGCAGCAGATAAGTCTTAGACATAGTGAAGGTCTATAGATCACAGCTTGACTGCTTGGTGACGTTTAGCTTATAGAAGCAAACACCAACTTCAGTCGTGCCCTCGTGCGCCCACGAGCTTTCTTATTGTGATCATCTATAGACCTTGAGCAGAGGTCTACACATCTTcagtcacagcatcacagcaatgCAAAACCATCGGTGTGATGTCATCGCCCGGTCGCCATGGCGATGACGTCACAGCGATCCAAAGGCAGCGCCGGCCACTGGGAGCAAGACAggttctgacagacagacactgacaaaACCACAGAACATGCAGAAGTCAAAAGAGGCTGAGAGGGAGAAGCAAAGGAGGGGATGAGGAGAAATTAGTAATAAATTTactaatataattatatataataacacCAGAGCTGGAAACAAAAACCTGCAAAGTAAATAAAGGTATGTGTTAAAAACCTCCACTTGACTTTTGCTGTAAATGCTCAGCATCAGCCCCCTTTAAGAAACACAAGCTGCACCATGCCAGCTGTTGAAGTTCCCAAGAACGGTCTCCATGTTTgactggatttaaaaaaaaaaaaaaggggggggtgGGAGGGTGTAAACAAGCGTGTGGGGTACAGGGCATGGTCTGAGGTTATACCTAAGGAAAGGTCCTTGAGTGTTTTTATTGACATCTTCTACCCATTTAGTTACATCATAAAACTCTGTTTTGACGCGAGGGGTTAAATACCTgtgggagggggcgggggtgaTGGACACAACAcaaggagggggagaagagagaaaaggagggaggaaacagaaatAGAAAGGACAGGAAATCTccagaaaaaaagcaaatgtaggaggggggagagagggagaggaaataTTTTAGGAAAGCAGAGCTGAGCAAAGACCCCCCAAACAAACACCAAGATGCACTAGAATAATGTGAGGAGGTGGCAGACAGACCTGTGTGTGGTTTCAGATGAAAACAGCATCATGGAAATCACAAACAACTGTGTCACATCATTCCAAGCGCTCAGCCTGTCACCACGCACTCAGACAGTCCCATGCTCGAAACGAGAACAAGTGCACTGCCGAGCCCTCGAGCCCACAGGAGGCTCGGCCGCGAGGATGCATGTCGCTCATTCACAGTCAACAGGCACTAATACCAACACGGGGAACGTCCCAGGCGACGAGTGAAGGCAGCCTCAAAAGCCAACAAGTGACAACGAGCAAATGAGGCCAGGGAGGGAGGATGTCTGACCTTTAAAGCTCAATATACACTCACTGAACCTTTCTAACAAATGagacttttttgtttgtgtggtttttaAGGATTTGGGCTTTCAGTAGGAATGAATGTGCTTGAGGCTGCAAGAAATACTGTACAACTGTACTATTCTACTGTAAGAGCAAGGTGAAAacagcacttcctgtttggaaCTTACTCTGTGGAGTTCGAACGAGCGCGGAACTTCTTCCCTTTCAGCTTCTTGCGATTACCACTTAGATTTCCTGGAAAGAAAggcatcataaaaacacatacacacgtacaATGTGTTTAATATCGAGAGGGGCCGCATCACTGGTTTCTCCTGGCATTCGGTGCAGGAGCAACACAATCACTGGGTCTCCTGTTACCTTGCCACGAGTTGCTCCTCGGTCGCCCGTTTTCACAGATGTCAGAGATGTGTTTGGCATCTGGGATTCTCTCACTCCACGAGTGGGACATCCCATTGgatctgtacacacacacacacacacacacacacacacacacacacacacacacacacagtcattgaCAGAGTATTACCAGTGTGCTGTCGTTTTCTAAGTGGTTGCAAATAGTGAAATTATGTGCTGTGACTTGCAGATGTAGAGCCAAGAGGAGGCCCGAGGCAAATGAAGGAAAAGACAAAGCCCAAGGCGCTAATGTAACATGAAATTGAGCAGTGATGCAATCGGCTCAATTGTTCCTTTGGCAAAATGTTGATGGCATCCAACATTTTGCCTCATTTGGTGCAGACATGTAATGAGCGACATGATACATGTAGTAACAAAGCATGAACGCGCGATGACTGAGCCAGCATGTAGATGGGTGAGTGCTGATGAGGTGGCACACCTGAAGCCAAACAGTGAGATGTTCTGGGAAATGGATGGCAGGGAGGGAGTGGTGAAGGACAGGGTGCAAATCTGCAGGTGAGACAGGCAGGCTGACCTCTTCTTGGAGCTGCAGCCGGAATTCGTGCTGACACCCGGCGGCATGTCACTGTAAAATGAATCAGCATCCCCAGGCTTTGTTACATAGTCACCTGGAGGCATTTGCCTGGAAATACGAAGGAATCATTTTAGGCAACTGAGTGATAAGAGAAAAATATCCACCTTCAGATATGGTTTCAAAGAGCGcctctttcactttttctaGAAATACTTTTTACAATTTGCTAATACACATATACAATGTGTTCAAAATGCAATAGATAGTGTAGAAACATTCATGTTATTTGTAGTGATTTCAAGAGTATAAAGACGTCATTTCCACTGGTGAATCACCAGCTTTTTATTCTGGACCGTTGCAGTAAAGTTGCTCTGTTCTTTCAGTTTCCCACAGCTGACTTGTGTTTTGAATCATTTAAGACAGAGAATCCTCCATTGCACCCAAACCTTTTGTGAGTTCCCTTTTAGACAAAAGGGTGTGATTAAACACGATGGCTCCTGGAGcccactttaaaataaaaatttaaaatgcaacatATGTATAAAAAGCTTGAAAATGAGCAAACCGGCAGAATCTCCTGTGAACCTCAGACTCCACGTAACGTTTCTGCTTGTAGCTCCTGTAATGAGAAATACAAGTACAAGTGAATGCGCTGAATGAAGTCTGCTGCTTATAATGAGGCAGTGAGCGTTTGGATCAAACATAATAAACTGCTCTGACCACTGATGTTACAGAGACACCTACTTGTAGCACCAGGCTGTGACAGCCAGAATGAGGGCGAGGAACAGGATGGAGCCGATGATGGCCCCGATGATGATGTTTGTACTGGTGATACCtaagacagaggaacagaggagcaagggggggggggggggggggggggtaaagccAAATGTGTGTTAATTGGATGGGTTTCTCCTGTGTCTCCTGTTTGGACACATGGGGATACACAAAccacaaaacactgcagcagaacaCAAGAACACCTACATTTAGCAGGAGAAGTGTAAAAGGAGAACAAGGGGGGAGTAAACGGGGAACAACTACACGGCTGTCACCCTTTAACTCTGCTCTGAGGGGAACAAACGTGTTCAAAGACACCTCATTTACGACTTATTATATAGCAGTTAAAATGAACAGAGCGAGGTGAGCTGACGTCGGGGtaagagaggaagaggacgagtaAATAACATCAAAAGGGACACATACAATGAAAAAGGAACTCAAATCTGACCTCAAGCCACTCCGTCAAAGACATCAGCCTGTTGACAAAGAATGAGtgtgaaaacaatgacaaacaaaaagagtGAGGCGCATGGTTCAGTGAATACAGATGGAGCTAGAGAAGCGCCACAGGaatgcaatgaataatgaacaaacGAAACAGAAAGCTTGAAATCAACGCGCGcacgcgtgtgtatgtgtgtgtgtggtgacgaTGAGGGCGGGGGAGGTCAAGGGTCAACGGCGCTACCTGAGGCTGAGGTGGTGGGTCCCACCACCAGGGAGCTGAGGGGAGACGTGGAGTTGCAGTCCTCTCCTGCCCAGCCCAGGTAGCACACGCACTTGAGCTCATGactgcagacctgcagcagaaacacacacagaagaagaaatgagaCTGCGGCTGCACACAGCACATCACACCACATCCCACCGAACAGCTGCGCGGCTCAAGTCTTCGCTCACCCCGTGTCCGGAGCAGATGGTCTTGTCCGTGGTGCCGGGGCAGGTGCTGAAGTTGAACTGCTGCATGGGGAGGCATCTGTGGTTGAAGCAGATCTGGTCTGTGCCGCAGGCCGTGCCGTCCTCCACGTATCCCAGGTCGGTGTCTCCGTCGATCAGCACGTGAGCGCCGCTGGGCAGCAAACGGGAGTGAACGAGGCGCTGACTGAGGGGGTGGGGCGTTTGTGGTGTTGGGCCGTTCTACAGTACCTGCAGTCGAGGGAGGCGCTGTGCCGAGCCACCGAGAAGGAGGTGAGTCCCCCCTGCAGCTCCCCCAGACGCGGGGCGGGCGAGATGTTGGAGCACAGCAGGTAGCCGCAGTGAACGTCCCTGAAGCACAGACATGACACCGCGGGTCACCGAGAGGCAAACGCCACGCACGCACCCGCCCGCTGGCCAGACCGCCCACGTACTGCTTGTTGCACTGGATCCAGGTGTCCCTGTCCCTCCCGCAGTTGCCTTTCTCCGTCCCTTCGATGTTGAGCTTCTCGTAGCAGAACTTGTCAGCTGCCGTCGCCTCTGAGGGAGACCAACGACAAACAAGACGCGGCGGTGAAGGCGCGCGACCCCGCGAGACGCGTTGTTCCAGAGGCGTCGGTGCAACACTCACTCTCTCCCCAGATGTACTTGCACTGCCTGTCTTTGGTTTTGCACCTTCCGTTGAAGCAGCGACCCTGGAGAGAGGACGACAGTGTTGAAATGCTGCCTGTGTGCTATGTAGTAGGAGCTTTTTCGTGTGTAAATGTCCCAAACACACGGCCAGGCTTCCCACCTGGTCCTTTTCGCACGTGTATCCGTCCATTTTGTGCAAATTTGGTGGACACTGCAAAAGAACAGGTGCACTGTATTAGATGCACGTCCTGCGACCTGCAGAAAAGCATGTGAGAGACAGGCGCTCACCTGGCTCGAGTTCCCCGTGCAGTTCTCTGGGATGTCACAGTCGTTTACCGCATCCCGGCACACCACCCCCATGAACTCCATCTGAGCAGCACCACAACAGAGCTTAGACAGGGGCCGAGGCCGCAGGTGGAGCGGGAGCAGGGATCATTGCTCCTCAGTGGACGATATTCTACTTATTTGTGGACTCTTTTAAAATCACAACTGATCCCATCTTTAGTCAAGGTTCTAATAATGACGTGAGGGGAACCCATGTCAAACAGGTCAGTGAAGGTCATGAAGCCACTAAGTGCGTGTCAGGTGTGTGAGTTCTGCAGCCGTGGCCCGTTTGGTACCTGGCAGTTGTTACAGCAGAGTCCGTTGCTACACTTTGAGCCTTGAGTCAGGGTGCACTTCGTACAGCAGTTCTCTCCTTCTCTGGCACACTCCTAGGAAACAGGAACGGACTTGATTGACCTCATACTGAACACGTCCTGCTTATGCTGCTTGATAATTAACTGTGACTCACCGCTGGGCCTCCACAGTCACACTCCTCTCCCGGTTCCACAAAGCCGTTGCCACAGATTGGAGGGTCCAACAGCTGGAGGGTGGGGCAGAGTAAACAAACTACTGAATAACAGCCTTAAATTGATGAAgggcttgtgtgtctgtgtgttaagtACCTTCATGGGTTTGTTGAACAGGCAAGCGCCACCACCACTGTATAGGAAATTGTGGTACTCCTCCACGTTGCAGTCAGAGAACCTCTTGGGCAGGTAGAAGCTGTTCAACACAAGTACAGCAACACATGTAACCACACCCTCACTATAATGTAGCATGATGATGCATAGAATGATTTAAATTCAAGTTACGCCGTGGCACTTCAGTCTAGTTCAGAATGATGTCATATAATAAAGGCAGGACTGACATTTTTACCAAAGTCTGTGTTGCCAGATACCAGAAAGTTGAGGTTCTATCACAGGTTTACCATACTCACAGTTCAGAGGAGATCCTTACTATAAGATGGGGTTAAATACAGCACAGCTGAGTTTAGACGGATGTGTATGGAGATTATGGAGATTGCAAAATGTGGATGGATAGAAGATGCATTTAGGAACTTACACTAAAAAAGAGCTAATCTTTAGTGGAGGATTACACTGTTATTGCATTAAAGCCCATTAATAATCCCACTTTGTGCTTGttctgatgaatgaatgaatcagacCCAAACCTGAAGAGCACCTACAAGACCTGGGGCAATACTGCACACGTTACTTAGGTCATCTTCAGGACTGGTACAAGGAACAACACAATAAGTCACAGACTCACTGAGAGCTGAACCCTGACATCTAAGTAAAATCACTGAGATGATGGTTAAACAAAGGCACAGCACTGATGCTTTCATGATGACGTACAGTACATTACAATATTTCACTTCCTAAATTACAACTTCCTAAACTAAAAAGTGTGTCAGGGTTTAATTATGCCAAAGTCACTGTTATAACCCAGTAATAATGTAAAACAAGCAGTACAACTGTTACCATGTGGACTAAGTATTATTCattcataaaaaacacatttttatctaTAGGTGTATAAGAACATAGGGTCAAAATATGTATTCTAAAAGATCAGCATATGAAATATTCCTTGTGTTGTAACTGTAATGAGTGAATTTACTTTTACAAGAA from Betta splendens chromosome 16, fBetSpl5.4, whole genome shotgun sequence carries:
- the gtpbp10 gene encoding GTP-binding protein 10 encodes the protein MVQLTRICFRKYGNFVDNLRLYIRGGTGGMGLPRLGGQGGSGGDVWVVATKNMTLKKVKDKYPQKRFVGGTGGNSSVKALKGEKGEDKEILAPTGITVTSDDGRKIGELNAEGDRVMVAKGGSGGSFYSSFQPSKGQAKHIRLDLKLIADMGMVGFPNAGKSSLLTTLSNATPQIADYAFTTLKPQIGKLMYKDHKQISVADLPGLIEGAHINKGMGHKFLKHVERTKQLLFVVDVCGFQLASKTPFRSAFEAVQLLTKELELYKEELVSKPALLVVNKMDLPNAEDKLQELTEQLQNPDEFSDLLPDDMIPKNYINFRHVVPVSAITGFGIDYLKKSIRESLDEDAAFSLKAIHNERLQALRYQSHEHS